One part of the Vicugna pacos chromosome 20, VicPac4, whole genome shotgun sequence genome encodes these proteins:
- the AGER gene encoding advanced glycosylation end product-specific receptor, whose product MVAAGAWVLVLGLWGAVVGDRNITARIGKPLVLNCKGAPKKPPQQLEWKLNTGRTEAWKVLSPQGGPWDSVARVLPNGSLLLPAVGIQDEGTFRCRATSRHGKETKSNYRVRVYQIPGKPEIVDPASELMAGVPSKVGTCVSEGGYPAGTLSWHLDGKTLTPDGKGVSVKEETRRHPETGLFTLHSELMVTPAQGGAPRPSFSCSFSPGLPRRRALHTAPIQLSVLEPVPLEEVQLVVEPEGGAVAPGGTVTLTCEAPAQPPPQIHWIKDGMPLPLPPSPVLLLPEVGPEDQGTYSCVATHPSHGPQESRAVSISITETGEEGPTAGSVAEPGLGTLALALGILGGLGTAALLIGVIVWHRRQRRGEERKAPENQEEEEEERAELNQQEEPEAAESSAGGP is encoded by the exons ATGGTAGCAGCTGGAGCCTGGGTGCTGGTCCTCGGTCTGTGGG GGGCAGTAGTAGGGGATCGAAACATCACAGCCCGGATTGGGAAGCCACTGGTGCTGAACTGTAAGGGGGCCCCCAAGAAACCACCCCAGCAGCTGGAATGGAAACTG AACACAGGCCGGACAGAAGCTTGGAAGGTCTTATCTCCCCAGGGAGGGCCCTGGGATAGCGTGGCCCGTGTCCTCCCCAACggctccctcctcctgccagctGTTGGGATCCAGGATGAGGGGACCTTCCGGTGCCGGGCAACGAGCCGGCATGGAAAGGAGACCAAGTCCAACTACCGAGTCCGAGTCTACC AGATTCCTGGGAAGCCAGAAATTGTTGATCCTGCCTCCGAACTCATGGCTGGTGTTCCCAGTAAG GTGGGGACATGTGTGTCCGAGGGGGGCTACCCTGCAGGGACTCTTAGCTGGCACTTGGATGGGAAAACCCTGACACCTGATGGCAAAG GAGTGTCTGTGAAGGAAGAGACCAGGAGACACCCTGAGACGGGGCTTTTCACACTCCATTCAGAGCTGATGGTGACCCCAGCCCAGGGAGGAGCTCCCCGCCCCTCCTTCTCCTGCAGCTTCAGCCCTGGCCTTCCCCGGCGCCGAGCCCTGCACACGGCCCCCATCCAGCTCAGCGTCTTGG AGCCTGTACCACTGGAGGAGGTCCAGCTGGTGGTAGAGCCAGAAGGTGGAGCAGTAGCTCCCGGTGGTACCGTGACCCTGACCTGTGaagcccctgcccagcccccgcctCAAATCCACTGGATCAAGGAT GGtatgcccctgcccctcccccccagcccTGTGCTGCTCCTCCCTGAGGTCGGGCCTGAGGACCAGGGAACCTACAGCTGCGTGGCCACCCATCCCAGCCACGGGCCCCAGGAGAGCCGTGCTGTCAGCATCAGCATTACTG AAACAGGCGAAGAGGGACCAACTGCAG GCtctgtggcagagccagggctgggaACTCTAGCCCTGGCCCTGGGGATCCTGGGAGGCCTGGGGACAGCTGCCCTGCTCATTGGGGTCATTGTGTGGCACAGGCGGCAacgcagaggagaggagag GAAGGCCCCAGAAaaccaggaggaggaagaggaggagcgtGCAGAACTGAATCAGCAGGAGGAGCCCGAGGCAGCGGAGAGCAGTGCCGGAGGGCCTTGA
- the RNF5 gene encoding E3 ubiquitin-protein ligase RNF5: MAAAEEEDGGPEGPNRERGGAGATFECNICLETAREAVVSVCGHLYCWPCLHQWLETRPERQECPVCKAGISREKVVPLYGRGSQKPQDPRLKTPPRPQGQRPAPESRGGFQPFGDTGGFHFSFGVGAFPFGFFTTIFNTHEPFRRGTGVDLRQGHPASSWQDSLFLFLAIFFFFWLLSI; the protein is encoded by the exons ATGGCAGCGGCGGAGGAGGAGGACGGGGGCCCCGAAGGGCCAAACCGcgagcggggcggggcgggcgcgaCCTTCGAATGTAATATATGCCTGGAGACTGCTCGGGAAGCTGTGGTCAGTGTGTGTGGCCACCTGTACTG TTGGCCCTGTCTTCATCAG tggctGGAGACACGGCCAGAGCGGCAAGAGTGCCCAGTGTGTAAAGCTGGGATCAGCAGAGAAAAGGTTGTCCCCCTTTATGGGCGAGGGAGCCAGAAGCCCCAGGATCCCAG aTTGAAAACCCCACCTCGCCCCCAGGGCCAGCGACCAGCTCCGGAGAGCAGAGGG GGATTCCAGCCGTTTGGTGACACTGGGGGCTTTCACTTCTCATTTGGTGTTGGTGCTTTTCCCTTTGGCTTTTTCACCACCATCTTCAACACCCATGAGCCATTCCGTCGGGGTACAG GTGTGGATCTGAGACAGGGTCACCCGGCCTCCAGCTGGCAGGACTCCCTCTTCCTGTTTCTCGccatcttcttctttttctggctGCTCAGTATTTGA